CACCAGCCTCTGAGCCAGCCATGTCGCGGAGGCAGGTCGCCGCCGGACTCCCAGCCGGGCGCGCGCGGGACGGTGTCCTAGGAGGGCCTCACGGCGCAAACCCAGCGGTGACAGAAAGGAGAATCTAACGAAAGTGCCGCGAAGGAAGGGTGGAAGAGGGAGGGACGTTAAAACGGCTTCTCGCTGCTGATTGGTCACCAAAGGAGCACTTCCTTTCGCAGCACGTGCCGAGCGgcggtttgcgggctctagaaacTATTCTCCACCGGCCAGTTCCCGCTAAGAGGTTCTCGGGTGGGTGGGTTTGACAGCCCAGGTCACCCAGCAGTCCAGGCCGATCTCCCGGGGCCATTAGCACAGCACTTCCGGTGAGCTATTCCGTCTTGTACTCCTCCGCCAAAGCCAACTGGGGAAGTAGTGCGGCCCGCTCACCCGGTGGGAGGGGGCAGCCACGTGACAATGTCAGGCTCCGCCTTCCCGCCTTGGTTGGTTATGGGCGTGAAGGCTCGCTAGAGACGTAAACACCTCCAAGTGGACAGAGTGGGTTAGCCTGGCCTGGCCATTTTATTGTCTGGGCTGTACCGGGAAAAGGGTGCGGTGGCTTCCTTGAAGTGTGAAAGACGAGAAAAAGGTGAAGTCAAAAGAGTTCAAGCTGAGGCATCCCAGTGGTGGGTGGCCGGGTGGACCCACCCTTGTAAAGGGCGAAAAATGGGAGAAGCTGAGGGAGGGGCCTCGGGGGGAGGGGCGATAACATGGCGGATTCCGGAACGCCGGCTGGCGTTGCGGCCTCTGCGCAGGGGCGGAGTGATTAGGTCATAGAGCGGCTCCCAGCATACTCTGCGGCGGAGGAGGCGGTCCAGGCTATAAAACCGGCTGCCGGGACGCCGCCGGCACCTCATTCATTTCCACCGGTCTTTTGTCGGTAGCACCGGTTCTTGTCATCGCCGTCCGTCCGCCTCTGCCGCCTCCGCAAGGCTTTGCTGGCGCCACTTCCAGCGACTCGCCGCGCTCGATTTTCTCCGCTTCGCTTCCCGCCAACCGCAACCATTGACGCCATGTCGGGTTATTCGAGTGACCGAGACCGCGGCCGGGATCGAGGGCGAGTGTGGGAACCGACCTGTCAGGCCCggcgggtgggggatgggaggccGATGAGGgttgtggggggcggggtggcggTGGAAACTCGCCTTCTTCAGCCTATCCTTGGGCCTCCTCCATTGAAGAAGGTTTGCGCCATTTTGATATTTGTCCAAAACCGGGAGTTTCCTGTTAACGACTCTCAAGAACGCCTTTTGTGTGGGAGGGGGGCATCGCGGTCTCGATGATTTAGCAGCTGTTGGGAGAATTTCGAGGATCGTATTTTTAGGGAAGGAAAGCGCAGTGCTTCGAGGCAAAGTCGCCGCTCTTAGGTGCAACCTGTCGGGAGGAGTTTTAGGGGCCTCAGGGATTCTGTGGGTGCCGAGGGGGCCGCCTCCGAAGCCGTTAATGCGGCGAGGGTAGGAGGTATCTCGGGAGTCGGCCATGTGGCTGAGCCGTGGGTAGAAAATGCCGGCGGCGGACATGGCGGCGGCGCCTTTGTTACCCCGCCCGGCGGAGGAGCTCAAAATGGCAGCGTCGAGAAAATGTGGCGCAGAGAGAAATGCGAGACAAAGGGGGAAGCGCCGCCCCAGCGGGAACGCCGCCCGGCCGACTCCGCCCGGGTCGGGACTCCTCCCCCGGTagtctccagctcctcctcctctttttctttgcGTTATATAATTTCGCTTTCTCGGTCGGGAGTCCTGCGGGATCCCCCCAACTCGATTGGCTTGCGTGACTGTTTCCGAGACCACCTTCCTTGTTCTGCTTTCACTGCCTGTGTTGTTCCGTTATCCATTAAAACCGAAGCTCTGTTGCTCTAGGATGGCTGGTAAATAGCGTCACTATTAagctgctttcttctttctttattgtcgttcttaaacatttaatttttagtgTTGTGGAAAAGATTAGTAGCCACCAGCTGTTGTCTATCCTTGTAATCGGAACTAGTGTTCGGGCAGCCAGTTTCCGACCTGGTAAAATCTCGGGCTGTTGATTTGGCTTCAGTGGTGTGGACTTAGCACAACGCGAAATGAGGGAGATGCGGTGCTTATTGTGGCTTTTGAAAGAATCGCTAAGGACAGCTGGGTCTTCCATCTCCAGTCTTTCATTGATCTTTAGCATATGCCCAGGGATGGTAAGTAAGTCTGTACGTGTTTgaaaatgtaactttttttttttttaattttaggtttgGTGCCCCTCGATTTGGAGGAAGTAGGGCAGGGCCCTTATCTGGAAAGAAGTTTGGAAACCCTGGGGAGAAACTGGTTAAAAAGAAGTGGAATCTTGATGAGCTGCCCAAATTTGAGAAGAATTTTTATCAGGAGCACCCTGATTTGGCTAGGCGTACAGCAGTGAGTAATTTTATGTGGCTTCTTCAGGCTATAACTCATTAGCTTTTCAGTGAATCAGAATCTGACTAGAAATTTCTTGCAAATTTTGGGAAACTCATGTTTTCCAAGTAAGTAGTTGGGGAAGAGGTGTTACTCACTTTTGGAGAGGTGGGACGTTGACTTTTACGTGGAAGAGTTGAGTGTAACATAATAGGTGGTTCTTGTACTACATGCAGTTTTCTGTATGGATCCAAATTTTTGAAGATCATCTTAAAGTAGATAATTATAAATTCAGGGCCTTATTTTTAGTTAGTGGGAGTTATGAGACTTCACTGGATTATTACGATTTGTTTTGTAGCAAGAGGTAGAGACGTACAGAAGAAGCAAGGAAATTACAGTCAGAGGTCACAACTGTCCAAAGCCAGTCCTGAATTTTTACGAAGCAAACTTCCCTGGTAAGTGCTAGTTttccccactttttctttttaattttttcttggcaTTACTGATTTTTAATTGCTGTCAATAATTACAGCAAACGTCATGGATGTGATTGCAAGGCAGAACTTTACTGAACCCACAGCTATTCAAGCTCAGGGATGGCCAGTTGCTCTAAGTGGATTGGATATGGTTGGGGTAGCACAAACTGGATCTGGGAAGACGTTGTCTGTAAGTTTGGGAGAACTTTCGAGTTATGTGACATGTGCTAGAGAAAAGTGGTTGGGAATTAAACTAGAAGTATTTGAATATAACTTCTGTTGTTTGCTTTCTCCCTGAACAGTATTTGCTGCCTGCCATTGTCCACATCAATCATCAGCCATTTCTAGAGAGAGGTGATGGGCCTATTGtaagtttacatatatattctatgAGTTTTTGGTTAGAAGTGTAGAAATTTGTGGAATGTATAGCAAAAGTCAATTTTTGCTGGTTTTATAGAGAGATATTAGTGATCTTATCCAATTTACCTAGAGACAAAGTTGCTTTGGGTATTGACAGAGTAAGTCATCTGCCAGTGTGTAACACTAGTAAGTTGTCACTCTAAAACTAGGATCCAGGACTCTGGTAAAGGTGTTCCACTTTTTCTTTCTATAGTGCTTGGTGCTGGCACCAACTCGGGAACTGGCCCAACAAGTACAGCAAGTAGCTGCTGAATACTGTAGAGCATGTCGCTTGAAGTCCACTTGTATTTATGGTGGTGCTCCCAAGGGACCACAGATACGTGATTTGGAGAGAGGTATGTAACAAGGTTTATTATTTGTCACTGGTGGTGCTGAAAGTTTTAAATGTCATGGTTGCATTTGTGTGTTTAATTGAAGGTGTGGAAATCTGTATTGCAACACCTGGAAGACTGATTGACTTTTTAGAATGTGGGAAAACCAATTTAAGAAGAACCACTTACCTTGTCCTTGATGAAGCAGATAGAATGCTTGATATGGGATTCGAACCCCAAATAAGGAAGATTGTGGATCAGATAAGAGTAAGTGCCCTTCAAATGTGTTCTCTTCAAATTTAGCTCTAAATCCATTCTTAGAATACaatgctttttttaaatccaaaaatcTTTAGCCTGATAGGCAAACCCTAATGTGGAGTGCTACTTGGCCAAAAGAAGTAAGACAGCTTGCTGAAGATTTCTTGAAAGACTATATTCACATAAACATTGGTGCACTAGAACTGAGTGCAAATCACAACATTCTTCAGATTGTGGATGTGTGTCATGATGTAGAAAAGGATGAAAAGTAAGTTTGACtataaaaactttataaattgTTTCAAATGTTCTCTTAAAAGTGACTTTCAGTTGAGTGTAATCTGAATGTTAACTTGAAATTAGTCTGTCAGTCATTCTGAAAATTGTTTTGCTGCTTTCATTCAGGTACTTGTTGGCTATCAC
The genomic region above belongs to Phocoena phocoena chromosome 19, mPhoPho1.1, whole genome shotgun sequence and contains:
- the DDX5 gene encoding probable ATP-dependent RNA helicase DDX5 isoform X1 yields the protein MSGYSSDRDRGRDRGRVFGAPRFGGSRAGPLSGKKFGNPGEKLVKKKWNLDELPKFEKNFYQEHPDLARRTAQEVETYRRSKEITVRGHNCPKPVLNFYEANFPANVMDVIARQNFTEPTAIQAQGWPVALSGLDMVGVAQTGSGKTLSYLLPAIVHINHQPFLERGDGPICLVLAPTRELAQQVQQVAAEYCRACRLKSTCIYGGAPKGPQIRDLERGVEICIATPGRLIDFLECGKTNLRRTTYLVLDEADRMLDMGFEPQIRKIVDQIRPDRQTLMWSATWPKEVRQLAEDFLKDYIHINIGALELSANHNILQIVDVCHDVEKDEKLIRLMEEIMSEKENKTIVFVETKRRCDELTRKMRRDGWPAMGIHGDKSQQERDWVLNEFKHGKAPILIATDVASRGLDVEDVKFVINYDYPNSSEDYIHRIGRTARSTKTGTAYTFFTPNNIKQVSDLISVLREANQAINPKLLQLVEDRGSGRSRGRGGMKDDRRDRYSAGKRGGFNTFRDRENYDRGYSSLLKRDFGAKTQNGVYSAANYTNGSFGSNFVSAGIQTSFRTGNPTGTYQNGYDSTQQYGSNVANMHNGMNQQAYAYPATAAAPMIGYPMPTGYSQ
- the DDX5 gene encoding probable ATP-dependent RNA helicase DDX5 isoform X2 gives rise to the protein MSGYSSDRDRGRDRGFGAPRFGGSRAGPLSGKKFGNPGEKLVKKKWNLDELPKFEKNFYQEHPDLARRTAQEVETYRRSKEITVRGHNCPKPVLNFYEANFPANVMDVIARQNFTEPTAIQAQGWPVALSGLDMVGVAQTGSGKTLSYLLPAIVHINHQPFLERGDGPICLVLAPTRELAQQVQQVAAEYCRACRLKSTCIYGGAPKGPQIRDLERGVEICIATPGRLIDFLECGKTNLRRTTYLVLDEADRMLDMGFEPQIRKIVDQIRPDRQTLMWSATWPKEVRQLAEDFLKDYIHINIGALELSANHNILQIVDVCHDVEKDEKLIRLMEEIMSEKENKTIVFVETKRRCDELTRKMRRDGWPAMGIHGDKSQQERDWVLNEFKHGKAPILIATDVASRGLDVEDVKFVINYDYPNSSEDYIHRIGRTARSTKTGTAYTFFTPNNIKQVSDLISVLREANQAINPKLLQLVEDRGSGRSRGRGGMKDDRRDRYSAGKRGGFNTFRDRENYDRGYSSLLKRDFGAKTQNGVYSAANYTNGSFGSNFVSAGIQTSFRTGNPTGTYQNGYDSTQQYGSNVANMHNGMNQQAYAYPATAAAPMIGYPMPTGYSQ